TACTCTCATTTTTGTTAAACCCTTATCAAATTCATAGCAAAAATCATTTGTGTTATACTAGGTTGGGAGTGGAGTTGTGAAAGATTGACATATATAGGGCATGCTTTTTTTTGTGTATTGAATGCTTATGTACTGCTTAGTATGATCAACTTTGGTAAGAGATGTGATGGTAAAGTGTTCTATACTGCAACAGAGATTTACAATGATCAAATGTCAAAGCATCGAACATGTTGGATGCATGTGTTAGCAGCTTCGAAAGCTCAAAGACAGAGCTTGAGTCAGAGAGAAACTCAAGAGATTAAGAAGATATCCCCATGCTTTTTAACTTTTCATCCTCACCGTCAGAGATCAGTAAGGAGTTTTAAGACCAAGTATGTCAAACGTCAAGTGTTAAGAAAAAAACAGAACCAAGAATCTAAAGCGTGTGCGGTGTCAAGAAGAAAGCCAGTCTCTCGAGGTTGTAGAGTGTCACGGAAGAAACAGGAGTTAGACTCTGGAAGCTTTCAGTCCTGCTTTGAGTAAGTGCAATTGGAGTGATCCGCTGTGAAAAAGTTGGTTTCCATTTTACTGCATGGGATTATAAATTTGCTTGAAATGTGCAGGTCCTTATGGAAGAGCTTTTCTGAGGACAAGAAGACTTATTTCACATACCTTGACTGTTTATGGTTTTCCTTGTATATAGAACCCACCACCAAAGACAAGGTGCTAACCTGGATCAAGAAGAAGCATATTTTCTCAAAGAAATATGTTTTTGTTCCTATTGTTTGCTGGTAACCTTTCTTTCACTCCTGCTGCTAAGATCGTTTTGGTCAATAACCGATTGGACTTGTGACATTTTCTTTCCTGAAATGTCACCATCTTATTAGGTGCCACTGGAGCCTACTAATATTGTGTCATTTTGGTGAGAATCTTGAATCAAAGACCCAAAGACCATGCATGTTGTTGCTTGATTCTCTTGAAATGACAGATCCCAAGAGGCTCGAACCAAATATAAGAAGGTATGTTTTCTATAGGAAATATCGTCTCCTTCTTTCCATGGCATAGTTTGATTATATATAGCCTCTAATTCTACATGTTCTTTTATCTATTATTGTTTTCAGGTTTGTAGTGGACATCTTTAGAGAAGAGGGTAGGCGTGAGAATATGGATCTTTTGAGAAAAATTCCTCTTTTGGTACCTAAGGTAACTTAAAGACAGTCTCTCTCTGACTCACTACATTCACCTTAAAGATGTACTAAAAGTGGAAATAATTCAGGTGCCTAAGCAGAGAAATGATCAAGAATGTGGTAATTTTGTCCTCTACTTCATTAATTTGTTCATGGAGAGTGCTCCGCAGACTTTTAGCATGGAGGGGTACCCTTACTTTGTAAGTTTTTCCTGAGAATCTGATGTCTATTCTATGATGCAATGTCAGTGTTCTTATTTTAAGCGACTTTATCTGTTATTGCAGATGAAGAAAAACTGGTTTGCATATGAAAGCTTGGATTGCTTCTGCCAGGAAATTTATTCATCAGCAAAGGGATGTTCCCAGAACTCAATATGGGCATATCCTTTTGTAGACTGGTTTCAAGTGTCTCAATTGCCACAAACTGCACCAGGCCACCTGGGTAAACCATATCTTAGTAGATATCTTATCTTAGATCTCTCCAAAAAAAAAAAAAAAAAAAAAAAAAAAAACCATATCTTAGTAGATATTATGGTTCATGTGAACAGAGAATCCTTGGTTTTAGAAGTTGACTACGTTTTTGGCCGGTCTGATTGTCATTGTTGAGTTACAAACTGGGCTGTGAGCCGGTATTAGTAACATCTACAACGTGTACAAGTTTACATTGCTATCTCTATCTTTCAAAATCTCAAATCCAAAGACTAGTTTACAATGCTTTCTTTATCTTTTAAAAACCAAAGGCTGTTTACAAATGCAAACCAAAGTACCAAACAGATATATTATGGGGCTCAAGTCTGAAAAGTCTAAACTCGGCATGCATATATAAAAAAAATGCTACGTCACTAATCTGAGTGGAGTTTCAACTTAAGGAAATGTCATGCCAATCCTATCCTTTTCATTCCTAATTAGTTCACCAGGTTTTCTTCTACCAAGTATACCGCACCCATGAGACAACAGGATTTTATCACCAAACTTTCTAGCTTAACAGCACTGTCCACTATGAATGTGACAACATTGTCTCCGTCTCTAATTTGTTGTGCAGCCGGTTCTCAGCTTGCAACAACATTGTCTCCATCTCTAAAAAGACGACCAAGAATCCAATACCAAAACTTATTCTTTGATCACAAAGATACTGCATCGCTAAAACAACAGACAAAAGTGCACATAACCAAAAAAATAAATAAATGGACAGAAGGCACCTTACACCATATGCCGTCCTCCACCAAGTTTGAGGCTAGTTAGTATAAGATGAAGATCACAAAACATTATACATTGGTGATACATTTGTGAGTGATGAAATAGTAGTGTTCACATGGTCACCTAATGACCAAATAAATTATGGTCAATCACTGTTGGATGTAAATCTAAAGGTGGGAAATATTATTATAAAATTAAGCTGTTTTATTTTTCATCCTTAGATTTATATCCAACTGTTTGATCCGATAAAAGCAAATTTTGTCTAAGCCTATTAAATTACAATCATAGACTCACAGTGAGTATATAACAATAAAAATTGTGACATAAGGAAAATTTTTTTTTTTGGGGAATGGAAAAATAAAATGACTAAAAAAAAGGAAAATTTCGGTTAGGCTGTAGGTGTAGCTCTACTTCATAGAAGTCCCAGTCATCGTCATCGTCATCGTCATCGTCATCATTCCTCTTGGGTGGGTTCATTGTCCTTCTCGGGGTTTGGCTTTTTGAACTGCTCTCGATATTGCGGACAGCTGAGATAGAGAATAATGAACAATGATCACTGTTGGAGATCAGAGCTAACAGCAATTAAGCAAGCAAACATTATATACATGAATGGAGCAAAGCTGAGTGGCCCACAATATAGCATGGTCATTTTCTTTCGATACATGGTCTGCAACTATGCACAATTAGAACAAACAAATATAGCTTCTGAAGGAACCCTCAAAGATAAATATGCAACAGAGGAACCAGAGCAATGACGAGAAATCTTTGAAAAAGTATGATGGAGGATATGGGGAGAAATGGCTATTCGGTCTAAGCTATATTGATATGAATAACATCCGTACACATCCAACTCTTTAAGATGAGCAAGCTGAATTTAATCAAACAAGAAAACATTTTCTAAGTACAAATTCAGTATCTAAGAGTACAAATTCCTACTTTTGAAAGATGAGCAGATATTAAGAACATTCACAAACTTTACGAAATTAGATTCGCAAGGAAGCTCAATAAAAATTAACTACGCACTCTCCGCAAGCTTTCTTACAAGTTCAGTAAAAGAATCCGGTAAGCTTCAACATCATCCACTTGTTCAGTTGCAAGCTGATGTAAAAGTTGCTCAGACATTTTTTCCCCAGCATATGAATCTTTGATTGCTTGAATAAGATTCAACCAAAATTGGGAACCAGGGGATGATTCCAGAACATCTGAACGTAGTGACTCCATAGTGGACGATGACAAACTTCGAACATGCCTAAGGATCCTTGGAATTATTTTACTTAAAAGCACATCTGTGTAAAAAGAACATAAAAAGATTCAGTCACACAAAAGCATCCCTCAGTTTAGTGCTGAACAAGAGAACAGGATTGCTTTCTCTTTTGTAAAATGGAACAATGTACTATAAAAAAGAAGACTGTTTTTCGAAAGGGGATAGCACGTAAACCAGTTCTTCTTGCATAAAACTATATATCTAGTTGCAGTGCTTTAAACTGTAACAGTTACCTACAGATCCACGTCGACATATACCAGGAAATGTTTCCCCAACGAACAGTAATGTCCAGTTCATGTCATTATTACAGAAGGCTCGTTCATCTAACATCTCCATATTCCCTTCTTCTGCTAGAAAACGAAGCTGAATGGTAACTTGCTTAAAGAACAAGCTATAGTACTTCGTTAAGAACAAACAATATGAAAATGGTAACAAATTTGGTTGATATCCTCCATTCTAAAATCAAATTACCAGAATGGTCAAATTATAACATTTAAGTAAGTCCATCATCTAGCACAAGTTCATGAACTCAATTATCTGGCAGAAGAGATTAAAGGATACTGTGATGAAGGAGAAGTCAGGGCTCTCGATTTTGCTTTGTCAGGTATAGACGCAACAATCTGTGATACTCTAGAAACAGTTGACTTGAGATTTTCTTCAGACTGCAAACAGTCACCAGATTCTCTAGCCATCTGGAGCACCCCCTTGTTTTCAAGAAAGCAAAGTACGAGTAACCTGTGGCAATGGTAAAAAAGTCAACGACTTGATTTTTAGACACTACAAAGTACAACCAGATGACAGACTAGAATAATTAGACCTCAGTTCTCAATCCAGACCTTTCAGTATTGGCGTGAACATCATTGACACCAACATCACCGCTTCCACTTTGCTGTAGACAAGGGACCAAAATCTGAACAACCTCAGTGGCAAGACTGTTAACAAAGAATACATCATACACATGTTTCCGTGCTGAAAACGGTAAACAAGTCAGCCAATTGGAAGCAACACCTGCACGCAGCAAGAGAGCATATCATTTCTACCATAACCTCCACTTAAAATCAATACTCTACAACAGTCTGATCTGATTAAATTTACTTTTCCCCCCAACCTAATTATTGTTCCGATAAATTACAATTCTGGTGATATATACACTTTAGAAAACCGGAAAAACCATGAACGATGATAAGCCAATTGAGTAAAGTAACAAACCTTTAATACAGTGATTATTTCTACATGTAGGCAAAACTTACCAGTGATCAAAAGGAAGCCGGAAGTATGTCTCTTTAAAATTGCCTCCCCAGCACATTTCAACCATCTAGCCAAAATGAAATACACCAGAGTAAATAACATGATCTCCTTCAAGATCCCTTTCTTTAAATCCTTAAATCAAAACCTGCAAACTAAAATCCAATACAAATACCATGTATTAATCAACTTGAAATAAATATGAAAAAAATTAGAAATTTTAAATAAGCATTTAATACTCCATGCAATCATCATCAGCAAAAGCAACACCAAGATTCCCGAAAAATGGTGGAATGGAGAGATACCTGAAAATGGTGGGATGGAGAGATTGAGGGGCAATGCACTCGAGAGCCTTTAGATAACTTCTGGACCTGAAGAGAAAAAACCGATCACAATCTTCATGCTAATGAAACATGAAGATTTAATCTCCTAAAAGATTTCCAAGCACACCTTAAAAGCAAATGATCACACAAACCAAAAATCCAAGCATCGCACAACATTAAAGAAGAAAAAATATATATATCAAACAGGTTTAAAACCATCTATTCCTGAAGATAAAATCACTGATATAAAACTCCCACGTCCTTGTTCCAAACAGAAACAACCCTGTGCAACCATACAGCAAATTAGTTCAACCAAAATTGATAGAAATAAACAAAAAATTCAAAGAACTTTCTGATCAACTGAATTGAAATTTGCATACTATGCAAATTAAATTCATTCAAAATTGATAAATAAGAAAAGTTGAAAGATGTTCTTGATCAAGTGAGAGATTGAAATTTGTAAAATAAACAGATTGTACAGAAGCAACTTTGGTATACCACCCCAAAAATAAGCAGAAGTGTATGAGACAAATTGAAATTTAGAAGCCCAACTGAATGTTTCAATCTTATGAAGTGAGCTTCTGCAGATTAACATCATCATTTCGTCAAAGGTCAAACTGTTAAACCCAGAAAGCTCTGGTCAAGAAGAAGAATGAGAACTCCGTGAGTCACTGCTGGCCATTATAGTGTTACTCAAAACCATTCTCTATATCTCAATACCAGCAACTTATATAATAAACTAAACTAATCAAACCTAGGTGTCAGAGGAGACTCACCTTGTTTGAACCCTTTATATAAAGCCCAAATATTCATAACCTGAAAAAGAATGTTAAACCTTCAATTGCATGGATCAAATAAAAGTTTAATCTGCAATTTGAACAACTGCTTAAGCATGCCTAAGCTTTGTCTTTGTCAAGAAAGAGAGAGACTTACAGTTGTTTCATTTTGGCAATAACTAGAGGAGATATATAAACTCGGCAAGTCATGCAAGGTTGCACCTGGACACATAAAGCTGAAATTAGCAGCTGAATTCTTCAAATTAAATAAATATGAAGGAAACTGATCAAATTCATTTTCACCAGACAAAAGCAGCATGCACCGCCAATCCCCCATTTCAAATGTAATGAAGATTGAATGTTTCCCCAAAATCAGAATCACGCGGTCCTTCTCTTTCTCTCCTCCTCCCTCAGCTGCCCCCGAAAACCAAATTAAGAAAAACTGAAATCAGCAATTCACTTGAAATCAACATAACACCCAGCTAACTCCATTACCAAGATTCAGCTGGTAAATTATCAGCCGATCATCATACCTCTAACAGTGTTTATCATTTAAAGGTTCTGCATTTGCCATTTAGATCGTTCAAATTGGTATCAGTCTCACTAATGCAAAGAGGATTTTTAATCATAATCCACAGACTCGATCATCGACACAACTATCAACACACTCACACAATTAAACCAGCAGCTAGCTCATGAACAAATGCAATTGGTCAAAACCCAAAAACCCCCCAAAAAGTAAAGATCAAAACTTTAATAAAAAACATATAAAACCCAACGTCAAGAACCACAACCCACATCTCATATTACCCTCCCAACACTATATCCAAAACACCTTAAAAATCAAAACTTTGAAACTGCAAAAAGGGGACCGAAATTCTTACCGAAACAGGTTCATGCAAATCTTGGTCCCCATTGCTTCAAATTCAACACCTAAAACCAAACTCAAAAACCCACAATCAAAATCCAAATCCCTAAAACCCCTTTTCCCCACAAACCAAACCCAACACATTACACAAATCAATTACTCAATCAAACCAATCACCCAAAGAAAAAAAAAAAACTACAAAAACAACCGACCTGTTTTCCCAATCTGCAAAATCCAAATCTAGAAGCACCACTATAGATCAAGGACAACTCTAACAAAATGAGNNNNNNNNNNNNNNNNNNNNNNNNNNNNNNNNNNNNNNNNNNNNNNNNNNNNNNNNNNNNNNNNNNNNNNNNNNNNNNNNNNNNNNNNNNNNNNNNNNNNNNNNNNNNNNNNNNNNNNNNNNNNNNNNNNNNNNNNNNNNNNNNNNNNNNNNNAGTGGACAGAGTAGATTTCAGCCTTGCAGCAGTTATTTGCTTGATTTGCCGACACGAGACCTTTGAGATTCTCTTCACTTTAGAGATTCTCCTATTAGAGATTGAAGGATCCATCTTCAGTTTCTTCTCTCTCGGCCCCGGAGCTCCCCTCTTCTTAGCATCATAGCTCAGATGCTTAACGATCACTTGTCCATCAGGAGATTTATACATCAATTTGATTTTCAACATCGTTAATCGTACCCGGGATCTAATTCCTAATACAGACCGGCAACAGAGACAAGCCCTAACTCGGAGAGAAATTGCAAATCATATAAGAAAAAATGAGATTAGGGTTTTGAAAAACTTACCGGAATCAATAGATGGAGGATCGGAATTGCGCGGCCGAGGGTTGCGCGGCGGAGGGAGCGAACGAGATCAGAGAGAGCGAGAGAGATCAGAGAGAGCAAACGAGATCAGAGAGAGCGAACGAGAGCGAGAGAGAGCAGAGAGAGCCAAGTAGAAAATACAGAGAGCGACAGAAATGGGAGGGAGAAACTGGTGAGACCGACTCGTACTATATACGCGATCACACGCGTATTTCTACGCGTTTTTGTGACGGTAGAGTAGGAAATACGCTTTATTCTTTTTTTTCTTTTTTTCTCATTTGAATGTTAATTAAAAAATCAAAATGAAAAAATCTGCCACTTTTTTGTAAGAAATAAAAAATAAAAATATTTGATTTACAGTAATTCTGTAAGTATATATTTGGCCCTTTTCCGGGTGTGTTTGATAATGTTTTCATGCTTTTGTACTTTCATTAATTGTTGAAAATTATATATATTTGTTGAGACATTTTTCAAAACGTGGCAAATTTTCAACGTGCTTGTTTGGTGACGCTTTCAAATGTTTTTCAGAAAAATAAATTTTCAAAATGAAAACTAGAATATGTTTTTGAGATCCGAAAATGTGTCTAGTAGTTTAGTCTAAACACAATTTCTCAAAATAAAAAAGGCAAAAATACATTTGGTATATATTAACGTACAAAAATGCAAAAATACACTGCAAATGTGCTTGTTTTGTTTTTCCTTGTTTTCTAGAAGAGTTAGATTTCACTTTTCACTTTTCTTATTTTATTCCTTAATAATTGATGGATATTTTTGTAATTAAACAAACCTATAAAATATGATATGTATTAAGATATTAGAGGTGTCTATACTGAGTAATTTTAAATACACACTTTTAATCTCTTAATACACACCCCTTACCTAATACACTGCCCATCCAATTTTTCATTTCAATATTATACTAAATACACATCCCAATTTTCCTAAAATACCCTTAATATCTAAAACTAATAATAATATGTTATTTAATATAATTATTATATATTTACTATTTCATAACTCTCTTTATGTATTTTCTTTTATTTTCTGTTAGATTTTTTTGATCGGGTTAGAAATTTTTTCTTGATATTTTCAATTTATAGTCAAAAGAGTAATATTATATTCAAACTTCAAATCTCCAATATGACATCAATTGGCTAGAATTTGAAGAAAAAAAATTATTGAACATACATAATTTTTTCAAAGTTAAGAAACTAGTAAAAGTACAATATCATAAGAAATAGTTTTTAGTCTGCAAGATAAAAACTAAAGTTGATAAAAAATAAAAATAAAACCAAATGAATCGCTAAATAGTACATGTAATTACGACAGTAATCGAAATTCAGATGATGAATTTTGGAGAAGAGGTTTTTATTTCGAGAAATTTTATTAACACATCCCTAAATGTTAGATACACATCACTTTTTTATACAAAATAAATAAGACTTTTTAGGTACATAAAATTACCAAAAGAGATATTTAAATCAAAAGTAAAGAAACCTAGTTGAAAAAAAAAATCCCGCTTAAGACTATTATTCTTATCTACGAGAACAACGTATGTGAAGATACCAAGCCGGCAAACCCTAATCAGAAATAGCTAGTGACAACCATAGTTTCAAACAAAAACTAAAGACAACGTACGTAATGGATTACAATGGTATTTCTCAACCCCTAAGCAAGGTATGACTTTTCTATCTTTGATTAAAATTGATCTACTACAAAATTTAGATTTTAGGGTTTGTTGTTTGATTACATAGTACAAATTGAAGTTGGAAAATTTATTTTTTTCTGTTCACACATGCTAGGTCGTTCAAAAGCGTTTACGTTTGAACACCAAACTAGAACTTGGGACGGTGCTATATATATAATTATATATATACTCTTCTACTTTGCTTGCCATTGATCTAACTCAATGAGAGAGATCTCAAGCAAAATCGGTGCCCTCGTGACGCAAAAGATCTCACTAATGTGAATTTTCTTTTAATAAATTGAGTAGCAGATCTAGAAAATATGTGTATTTAGTGAATGAGTTGTGTATTTAGTGAATAACTTGTGTATTTTAATTGAGGGTATTGTAGAAAATTTGGGTATGTGAATCTAGTAAAATGTTAAAACAAACAATAAAGTTAATAGGTGGTGTATTAAATATGGTATGTGTATCTAATAATTAGGGTTGTGTTAATAAAATT
The window above is part of the Fragaria vesca subsp. vesca linkage group LG2, FraVesHawaii_1.0, whole genome shotgun sequence genome. Proteins encoded here:
- the LOC101303677 gene encoding uncharacterized protein LOC101303677; its protein translation is MGRRKPSSDEPINIDSDSETESDLNCSVSEIYNDQMSKHRTCWMHVLAASKAQRQSLSQRETQEIKKISPCFLTFHPHRQRSVRSFKTKYVKRQVLRKKQNQESKACAVSRRKPVSRGCRVSRKKQELDSGSFQSCFESLWKSFSEDKKTYFTYLDCLWFSLYIEPTTKDKVLTWIKKKHIFSKKYVFVPIVCWCHWSLLILCHFGENLESKTQRPCMLLLDSLEMTDPKRLEPNIRRFVVDIFREEGRRENMDLLRKIPLLVPKVPKQRNDQECGNFVLYFINLFMESAPQTFSMEGYPYFMKKNWFAYESLDCFCQEIYSSAKGCSQNSIWAYPFVDWFQVSQLPQTAPGHLDLYPTV
- the LOC101292965 gene encoding uncharacterized protein LOC101292965, giving the protein MLFTLVYFILARWLKCAGEAILKRHTSGFLLITGVASNWLTCLPFSARKHVYDVFFVNSLATEVVQILVPCLQQSGSGDVGVNDVHANTERLLVLCFLENKGVLQMARESGDCLQSEENLKSTVSRVSQIVASIPDKAKSRALTSPSSHLFFKQVTIQLRFLAEEGNMEMLDERAFCNNDMNWTLLFVGETFPGICRRGSVDVLLSKIIPRILRHVRSLSSSTMESLRSDVLESSPGSQFWLNLIQAIKDSYAGEKMSEQLLHQLATEQVDDVEAYRILLLNL